In the genome of Sphingobium sp. CR2-8, the window GGACAGGTCGGCGCAGCGGCTCAATCTGGCGCAGGCGTTCAACCCGCTCGGATCGATCACCGGCGTGGCGCTGGGCGCGACCCTGATCCTGTCCGACGCCCCCGAACGGGGCGCGGCAGGCGCGGCGGCGGTGCTGCTGCCTTATCTGGGTATCGCGATCGTCGTGCTCGCCTGGGCGGCGGCGCTGGCCTTCACCCGCTTCCCGCCCATGGCGACGCAAGCCGAACGGGGCCAGGGCGCCGCGCTGGCTGGCTATGGCGCATTGCTACGACGGCCACGTTATGTGGCGGGGGTCGTGGCGCAATTTTTCTATGTCGGTGCGCAGGTCGGCATATGGAGCTATCTGATCCGCTATGCGCAACATGCGGTGCCCGGCATCGGCGCGCAGAATGCGGCGTGGCTGCTCACCCTGTCGCTCGCGCTGTTCATGATCGGCCGCTTCGCCGGTGCGGCGCTGCTGGCGCGGTTCGACGGGGCACGGCTGATGGCTTTGTTCGCGGGCTTCAATATCGCGCTGTCGCTGGTCGCCGTTGCAGGCGGCGTCGCCGGTCTGGCGGCGCTGGTTGCGACCAGCTTCTTCATGTCGATCATGTATCCCACCATCTTCGCGCTGTCGCTGCGCGATCTGGGGCCGCTGACCAAGGCGGGGGCGTCGATGATCGTCATGGCCATCATCGGCGGGGCGATCCTGACGATGGCGATGGGATTGCTGTCCGACCTGGTCGGCACGATCCGCGCGGCGATGCTGGTGCCTGCGTTCTGCTTTATCGTCGTCGCGCTGTACGCCCGCGCGGCGGCGCAGCGGGAGGCGGTGGCATGATCCCCCGGCTTGGCATGGGCACCGCGCCCATCGGCAACCTCTACCGCATGGTGGACGATAGGGAGGCGCGCGCGACGCTGAACGCCGCCTGGGACGCGGGCATCCGCTATTACGACACCGCCCCCCATTATGGCTTCGGCCTGGCCGAGCGGCGGCTGGGCGCGATGCTGGCGGATCGGGATGTGGACGGCCAGGCTATCCTGTCGACCAAGGTCGGCCGGTTGCTGGTGCCGACCGATGCACGGGGCGAACGGCACGGTTTCGTCGATGCCGACCCGTTCGAGCCGGTCTTCGATTATAGCCATGACGCCATCATGCGATCTGTCGACGGCAGCCGCGCGCGCCTGGGCCGCGACCGGATCGACCTGCTGCTCGCCCATGATCTGGGCCGCGCGACCCATGGCGACGCGCATCCCGCCCATCTGCGCGCCTTCCTCGACGGCGGATACCGGGCGATGCGCGACCTGCGCGACACTGGCGCTGTCGGTGCGATCGGCGTCGGCGTGAACGAAGTCGCGATCTGCGACGAACTGCTCGACCATGTCGAACTGGACATGATCCTGATTGCCGGGCGCTATACGCTGCTGGACCGGCGCGCGCAGCGCCTGCTCGATCGCTGCGCCGCACTGGGCGTGCGCGTGATAGTCGGCGGCCCCTATAATAGCGGCATATTGGCGCGCGACGATGATGGCCCGCTGCATTTCGATTACGCGACCCCCAGCGACGACATCGTCGCCAAGGCGCAGCGGCTGCGCCGGACCTGCACCGATTTCGGTGTATCGCTGCCCGCCGCCGCGCTGCAATTTCCGCTGCGCCACCCCGCTGTCGTTGCCGTGATCCCCGGTCTGGTCGGCGTGGACCAGGTGGCCGACACAATCACCCGGCTGGCCGCGCCGATGCCCGATCCGCTCTGGCCCGCGCTCGACGCGGCGCTGCCCGATATCCAGAAAGGTGCGGCCATGTTGCAGGATGACGCCCGGCTGATCCTGCTGCATCCCGACGACAATGTCATGATCTGCGTCCGCCCGATCGAGGCGGGCGACATATTGCCCGCGTCAGGCGGCACCATTCCCGCGCGCGAAGGTATCGCGATCGGCCACAAGGTCGCCCGCATCGCGCTGCACGCCGGGGACAAGGTCATCAAATATGGTGCGCCGATCGGGTCGATGACCGGCGACGTCGCGACCGGCGATTGGGTCCATATGCACAATATGAAAAGCGATTATATCAGCAGCCACACCCGCGACGCGCTGGAGCCGCACCCATGATCCAGGCATGGCTCCGGCAGGATGGGCGCAAGGGCATCCGCAACGTCGTCGCCGTCGCCTATCTGGTGGAATGCGCGCATCATGTCGCGCGCCGGATCGTGGACAAGGCGGACGATCCCGATGTCCAGCTGATCGGCTTTCCCGGCTGCTATCCCAACGCCTATGC includes:
- the fucP gene encoding L-fucose:H+ symporter permease, whose translation is MPIQCVAPQTGGERGSAMAMTLTIGLFFLWGVANNLNDVLIAHFRHVFSLSDFQSGLVQSAFYLGYFCFAIPAALAAERLGYKATVIMGLLLFGGGALLFLPASIQLSYGFFLFALFVIASGLAFLETAANPMVAVMGPADRSAQRLNLAQAFNPLGSITGVALGATLILSDAPERGAAGAAAVLLPYLGIAIVVLAWAAALAFTRFPPMATQAERGQGAALAGYGALLRRPRYVAGVVAQFFYVGAQVGIWSYLIRYAQHAVPGIGAQNAAWLLTLSLALFMIGRFAGAALLARFDGARLMALFAGFNIALSLVAVAGGVAGLAALVATSFFMSIMYPTIFALSLRDLGPLTKAGASMIVMAIIGGAILTMAMGLLSDLVGTIRAAMLVPAFCFIVVALYARAAAQREAVA